The genomic interval TATTAGCACTGATGATGATAGCAGGCGTCTTTTTTTCACGCTGGCGTATCTCTTTTAGAAGTGCTATACCATCCATCGTAGGAACATAAATATCCAGCACAAAACAATCGTACCCGTTTGCACTTTCAAAAAGTGCCGCTTCACCATCATCGAACCAATCAACCGTATGACCTTTTTCTTCTAACATCTCTTTGATAATTTCAGCCAAATTGACATTATCCTCAAGCAATAAGATTTTCATAGCTCTTCTCCTTCTCTCTTGGAAGCTCAATACACACCTGCACACCTTGAGTTAAAGGCTTTAATGTGATTTTACCGTTCATTTTGCTTTCAATAATGAGCTTTGCCATATACAAACCAAATCCATCGCCTTTCGTTTTTGTCGTAAAAAAGGGCTGAAAAAGGTTGAGTAATATCTCTTGACTTATACCAATACCATTATCTCGTATAAAAACACCAACACTTTCATCAAATTCGTATAAATCAATGTGTATATGGCCTTTGGTTACAAGCGCTTTTACTTTTTCTTCTAAAATCGCATCTTTCGCGTTGTTAATGATATTGACAATAACCTGTTTAAATTCATTAGGGTATCCCCAAAGTATATTACTTTTAGTGAGATGATTTGTATACTTCACTTCAATGGAGTCATACTTCATGGAATAGGATAGCAACGCAAGAACATCCTTGATACCTTGGTCAATATCAAAGGCTTTTGGCTCATTGGAAGGCCGTATAAAATCACGAAATCCATCAATTGTCTCGCCCATATAAATCGTTTGAGACATAATTACCCCATAAAATTTTTGAATGTCGTTACTGGTAAGTTTTCCTTTTTGATCATAATGGTGCATTTTATGAGCAACTGCTGAGAGTTCAACCAAAGGTACTTTCCATTGATGGACGATGGCTGAGAGCATCTCCCCAATTTCGGCAAGTTTTGATTGTTGGATGATAAACTGGGTATTGATTTCAAGTTGTTTTTTTTCTGTCACATCGGTGATGACTGCAACAATACCACCATTTTTGCCATCTTCATCGAGAAAAATTTGACTACGCAATCGATAGGTTCGCTCTTGCCGCATAAATTCAATCTCTTGAAGTTCAAAAAGTTGCTCTTTTGTGGGCATATGACACAAGATCGTGAAAACATCGCAAATACTACGCCCAACTATTTGATCAAGTGAAAGTCCCACCATGGTACAAAAAGAGTCATTACATCCTTTGATGTACCCTTTGATATCAATCCAGAAAATGGAACTTCGAATGTTATTCAAAAGGACTTGTTCCAAATAACTTTGTGCAGCTAATTTTTTTTCCATCCTTTGGCGCTGATAGATGTTAATGATGGCCAAGATAAGTGAAATTAAGATAAAGGGGAAAAAGATAAACGCATACTCGACAAGCTGTCTGTGCTCTTCAAAAAAACTTTTGGGTGGGTTAATAATCGTAGCTTCTTTTGGGAGCATTGATCCATCAATGTTATATTTTTGAAGCATCCTATAATCAAATATCCATTCCGAGGGTACAACAAGCGGTTTTGATGTATCTATTTTTTGACCATCAAGATATGCTAAGGTCAATTTAGCAACAGCGACACCATTGGTATATCCACGCAATAAATAACCACCAATAATTCCTTCAGAAAGCAAAACATCACTAGCGGCAAATACAGGTGCCAAAGAAGTGTTAATCACATCACTTACTTTGTAATAAGGAATATAATTCCCATGATTGTCACGCAGTAAAGTCCCTAACATCACTGCACTATGAGGAGGTAAATGGGCAAGATCATCAGTTATTTTTTCAAGATCTCCCTCTAAATTAATGGTTGTATGAATACCCTGTGCTTCTAATTTTTGTGCTTCTTCTTGGAAAATAGAATTGATAGACATAGAATCTTTAGTTTTGTCGCTAATAATATAAACATTTTTTAAGTGCGGCATAACATGTTTTAAAAACTGCATATTAATTGCAACTTCTTTACTCTCAAAAACAAGAGGGATTTTTTCTTGTTTAATACGCTCTACATCAACACCAGGCATACTTTTTTCAATACCACAAAAGAAGATAGGAACATTTGGGAAAAGTTTATCTTTATTATTTAAAACAAATTTTACGGCAAAATCATCAGCAGCAATCACGGCATCAAACTGTTGATATTTAAGTTTTGCAACAAATAAATTGTAAAGAAGAATCAAATATTCAGGATCTTCATTCTTTTTGGTATCCATATACTCCGTTGTGAGCTGATACTCTTTAAAAGGGGCTAAAACATCTTCAACACCTTGAGAGAGATGATCACTCCAACGAATACCTTTATTATAAGAGTGTAAAAGCAAAATATGTTTACTAGCGGCCTCAAGGCTTAGTGTAAACATACACCATAAAAAAAGAAACAACCATGGTTTCATCTAGTTCCCTAAAATTTTTTTCATTATAACGTTCTTCTTAATATACCCCTCTTAAAGTTATTTTCATCATTAAACCTGACAACTTTTTGACAACTTATTTTTATAAGATTATTTTTATAAAACTATAAATTTCAAGGAGACCCTATGTATGAAATTAGTCGGCGACGATTTTTGCAATGGAGTGGTGCTTTAGGTGGAGGACTTGCAAGCAGTGCAATTTTACCGCTTCCATCCATTGCTGAAGATGTAAAAACAGTTCCATCTTCAAAAAAATACGATTCAATCAAATGGGCAGGTTGTACTATCAATTGTGGTAGTAAATGCCCTGTTCGTGTTTTTGTCAAAGGTGGGAAGATTGATCATATTGAAACCGATAATACAGGTGGTGATGAGTTTGGCTCTCACCAAGTAAGAGCATGTTTAAGAGGACGATCAAATCGTTATCGTGTGTACAATCCCAATAGGCTTTTATACCCACTCAAACGAATTGGTAAGCGTGGCGAAGGAAAATTTGCCCGTATATCGTGGGATGAAGCCTTAGAAACCATTGCTACAAAAATGAAAGAGGTTAAAGAAAAATACGGCAATGAGGCGATTTACTTAACCTATGCGACAGGAACAACCGGTGCTATTATGAACCGTTGTACCGCTGGTCCTTGGGTAAGACTTCTTTCACTCTTTGGTGGGTATCTCAATTATTATAACAGCTACTCTACAGCGCAAATCACTGATGGTTTGAACCATTTTTATGGCACAAGTAGAGGCAGTGATATTATGAATATTGAATACGCAAAACTTGTGGTTATGTTTGGTAATAATTCTGTCGAAACAAGAATGAGTGGTGGAGGTACTGGTTATGCGTATAAATGTGCCCTTGAACGAGGCGGTGCTAAAATTATTCATATTGATCCACGCTATTCTGACAGTTTAGTCGGAGCCTGTGATCAATGGATTCCAATAGCCCCAGGAACTGATGGTGCTCTCATTGCGGCGATGGCACATGTAATGATTAGCGAAGACCTTCACGATAAAGATTTTTTGAGCAAATATTGCGTTGGATTTAGTTCTGATACCCTTCCTGAGGATGCACCCAAAAACGGCTCATACGAAGATTATGTTATGGGTAGAGGGGAAGATAAGACCGAAAAAACACCTGCTTGGGCGGAATCTATTACCAAAATAGCTGCACAAACTATTATTAACCTCGCACGTGAAATTGCTACGACAAAACCCTGTTTTATAGCGCAAGGATGGGGTGCGCAACGCCAATCTAACGGTGAACAAGCCGCGCGAGCCATTGCAACACTAGCAGCCATGACAGGTAACATAGGCTCTATTGGTACCAATCCTGGTACGAGAGAGCACACAACTGGATGGATTGAACCCGCACCGCTACCGTATAAAAATCCTATCAAAGATGCTATTCCTTGCTTTTTATGGACAGATGCCATCGTAAGAGGTAAAGAGATGCGTGACATCACCGATGGTGTACGAAAGACAACGCAACTCAAACAAAATATTAAATTCTTATGGAATACAGGTGGAAACTGCCTCATCAACCAACACAGCGATGCCAACAAAACCGCTAAGATTCTTGAGGATGAAAGTTTATGTGAGTTTATTGTTGATGTGAATGTTACACGAACATCGAGTAACCGCTTTGCAGATATCATTCTTCCCGATGCCACGCCGCTTGAACAAGAAGATTTTGTGCGTTCAAGTTCGGGTTATTCAAATGATAGACCGTATATTGTCTATTCTCAAAAAGCGATTGAGCCTTTGGGCGAAAGTATGCCAATTTATGATATGTGTACAAAACTCGCTGAAAAATTGGGTGGAGAAACACTCAAAAATGCTTTTACCGAAGGTCGTACGCAAGTTGAGTGGTTAGAGCATCTTTGGGATGTAAAATTTAAAGATAAAGAAGGGATGCCAACCTTTGCGCAAATGAAAGAGATGGGTATTTTAAAATTGCCTCGTTATAAAAAGCCTCTTGTTGGATTTGAAAAATTTGTTCAAGACCCTATTGCTAATCCGCTTAAAACGCCCACCGGCAAAATTGAGATTTTCAGTACAGCACTTGATAAAATGGCAAAAACATGGATTTTGCATGAGGGTCAAACAATCACACCTCTTCCTGTTTTTACAGAAG from Sulfurospirillum multivorans DSM 12446 carries:
- a CDS encoding ATP-binding protein produces the protein MKPWLFLFLWCMFTLSLEAASKHILLLHSYNKGIRWSDHLSQGVEDVLAPFKEYQLTTEYMDTKKNEDPEYLILLYNLFVAKLKYQQFDAVIAADDFAVKFVLNNKDKLFPNVPIFFCGIEKSMPGVDVERIKQEKIPLVFESKEVAINMQFLKHVMPHLKNVYIISDKTKDSMSINSIFQEEAQKLEAQGIHTTINLEGDLEKITDDLAHLPPHSAVMLGTLLRDNHGNYIPYYKVSDVINTSLAPVFAASDVLLSEGIIGGYLLRGYTNGVAVAKLTLAYLDGQKIDTSKPLVVPSEWIFDYRMLQKYNIDGSMLPKEATIINPPKSFFEEHRQLVEYAFIFFPFILISLILAIINIYQRQRMEKKLAAQSYLEQVLLNNIRSSIFWIDIKGYIKGCNDSFCTMVGLSLDQIVGRSICDVFTILCHMPTKEQLFELQEIEFMRQERTYRLRSQIFLDEDGKNGGIVAVITDVTEKKQLEINTQFIIQQSKLAEIGEMLSAIVHQWKVPLVELSAVAHKMHHYDQKGKLTSNDIQKFYGVIMSQTIYMGETIDGFRDFIRPSNEPKAFDIDQGIKDVLALLSYSMKYDSIEVKYTNHLTKSNILWGYPNEFKQVIVNIINNAKDAILEEKVKALVTKGHIHIDLYEFDESVGVFIRDNGIGISQEILLNLFQPFFTTKTKGDGFGLYMAKLIIESKMNGKITLKPLTQGVQVCIELPREKEKSYENLIA
- a CDS encoding DMSO/selenate family reductase complex A subunit — its product is MYEISRRRFLQWSGALGGGLASSAILPLPSIAEDVKTVPSSKKYDSIKWAGCTINCGSKCPVRVFVKGGKIDHIETDNTGGDEFGSHQVRACLRGRSNRYRVYNPNRLLYPLKRIGKRGEGKFARISWDEALETIATKMKEVKEKYGNEAIYLTYATGTTGAIMNRCTAGPWVRLLSLFGGYLNYYNSYSTAQITDGLNHFYGTSRGSDIMNIEYAKLVVMFGNNSVETRMSGGGTGYAYKCALERGGAKIIHIDPRYSDSLVGACDQWIPIAPGTDGALIAAMAHVMISEDLHDKDFLSKYCVGFSSDTLPEDAPKNGSYEDYVMGRGEDKTEKTPAWAESITKIAAQTIINLAREIATTKPCFIAQGWGAQRQSNGEQAARAIATLAAMTGNIGSIGTNPGTREHTTGWIEPAPLPYKNPIKDAIPCFLWTDAIVRGKEMRDITDGVRKTTQLKQNIKFLWNTGGNCLINQHSDANKTAKILEDESLCEFIVDVNVTRTSSNRFADIILPDATPLEQEDFVRSSSGYSNDRPYIVYSQKAIEPLGESMPIYDMCTKLAEKLGGETLKNAFTEGRTQVEWLEHLWDVKFKDKEGMPTFAQMKEMGILKLPRYKKPLVGFEKFVQDPIANPLKTPTGKIEIFSTALDKMAKTWILHEGQTITPLPVFTEAKDGPLDPARKTYPLQIFGYHYKGRTHSSFWESAPIREINPDELWINPVDAKERHIKTGDKVLVYNQYGTMSIVAKVTPKIMPGVTSCPQGGWYKMKNGIDVGGCINSLTTHEPSAIAKGNPQHSILVEIKKA